The Leeia aquatica DNA window CGGCCAAGCGGGCGGCAGGAATGTACTCGGCAAATCCCAGCCCCTGTATGCCGGGGAAGTGGCGGCGCAAATTTTGCGGGGAGGCAAACAGGTTCCATTCCTGCCGACTGACTTCGCCCCGCGAAGCAAACAGGCCACTGCCCGCCCGCAAAATGGCGATGTAGGCCTGCAGGCGATTTTCCAGCCGCAAGGTGCTGTCATTGGTCAAGGCCTGAAAAGCCAGCTCAGCCTGCTCGGCACGCTCCTGGCTGGCACGCCAGGCCAGCTGTGCGGTGACGCCCAGTCCCAGAATCAGGGTAAGCCAGACCAGCCAGGATTGATGCCACCAGCGCGCAGGGCGCTCTTCGGCCATCGGTTCCGCAAATGATGAGGGGGATGGCGTCATGCCACATTGTCCGTACACGGGTGGTTTCAGTATAGGAAACCCGACTCAGGAAGCAATGTTCCTTACTCTGCTTGCCAGCCTGACACCAGGGCCAGCTTGGCAGGACGAGACAGACGCTTGATCCGCGCCTCTTCCCGCAGTGCCTCACTTTGGGTAGCAAACGCACGGCTTGCCAGCAGTTGCTCGGGGGGAAAGGCGCGGGTAAACCGGGCTCCCTTGCCACTCACGTGCTGCTGGTAACGGGCATGAGGGTCTCGTGCAATGCCGGTATACAGGCGATCACCCCGGCATTGCAGCACATATACCCACCAGAGGTCGTCACTCACCGCCCGGCTTGCAGCGCGGCCACCGCCTGCTCCAGCACTTCCACCCGCTGCAGCAGCGAAGCCAGCAGGTCGGGCGATGGGGCGACCGCCGGGGCATCCTCAGCCACCTCGCCCAGCAGATGCACCCAGCGACTCTCCCGTGCCCCTGGCTGGCGCGGCAGCAGGCGTACCAGCGCGCCGGCTGCTCGCTCGGACAGTTCTTCAAGAAAGGCTTCCACCGCGGAGATATCGGCAAAGCGATGCATGCGCTCACAGTTGAGCCGTAGCTCCCCTGCCGTTTGCGGCCCGCGCAGCATCAGCACGGTGAGGATGGCTACCGACTGGCTGGGCAACTGCAATGCCTTGTCAAACTGCTGCGCAAAGCGGCTGGCGCGACCGCCACTCTGCTCCGCGATCCAGCCCAGATCACGCAGCTCATCCAGTGCAGCCAGAATCTCCGCCTCAGAAAGGGTCAGCACCGGTTCGCGGCTGGTTTTCTGGTTGCAAGCGGATTGCAGCGCATTGAGCGTCATCGGGTAGGTATCAGGAACCGTGCGTTGCTTCTCCGACAGGGAAGACAGCACACGCAAGGCAGCAGCAGACAACTGGGGCACACTCATGGCAAACATCCGCAAGGAAACATGCCTGCCATTATGCCATGCGGCCTAGTGCTCCTCCGCGCTCACTTCACAATCGGAATCACACCCCACCCCAACGCCCAGCCAGCGACGCAAGCATCGCTGGCCAAGGCGGCTTCGCCACCAAGCTGCAAACGGCAAGTAACGCTCTGGTGCCAGCAGCATCCCGCAACCATAATGCGTTCCACGCCATTGCAAGGCCGGACACGGCCCTTGGCGTTTCAGAAAACGCAAGCGTGCCAGTGGACAGAGCTCGGCGGCACAGCACACCCCGCAGCCATTGCACGGTTGCCCCATCTGCGGCTTGTGCGGAGCCTCGGGGTGTAGCTTGACCCATTGGATGAGGGTTGAGCGCAAAATAAGCCGACTCCTGCATATTCTTAGAACGAATCAGCCTAGCCATAACATGCGCTGACGCAATAAAATTCTAAACCGTTCAGGTACAATATCAATTTTGCAGCGCATCACGCGAAGACTTCATACCATGGCCAACTACGCCCAAGAGACCGTGACCAGTGTGCGCCACTGGAACGACACCCTGTTCAGCTTCAAGACCACCCGCGATGACGGACTGCGCTTCGAGAACGGTCATTTTGTGATGATCGGACTGGAAGTGGATGGCAAGCCGCTGATGCGCGCCTACAGTATCGCCAGTGCCAATTATGAAGAAGAGCTGGAGTTTTTCAGCATCAAGGTGCAAAACGGTCCGCTGACCTCTCGCCTGCAGCATCTGAAGGAAGGCGACACCATCCTGGTGTCGCGCAAGCCAACCGGCACGCTGGTGGTGAGCGACCTGAAACCCGGCAAGAACCTGTTCCTGTTTGGTACCGGGACCGGTCTGGCCCCATTCCTGAGCATCATCAAAGACCCGGAAGCCTATGAGCGCTTCGACAAAGTGATCCTGTTCCACGGCGTGCGCTATGTCAACGAACTGGCCTATGCCGACTACATTCAGAACGAACTGCCGCACCACGAGTACTTTGGTGACATGGTGCGCGACAAGCTGGTGTATTACCCCTCGGTGACCCGTGAGCCATTCCGCAACCAGGGCCGCCTGACCGATTTGCTGGAATCCGGCAAGCTGTGCGCCGACCTGGGCCTGCCGCCGATCAATCCGGAAACCGACCGCGCCATGCTGTGTGGCAGCCCCAGCATGCTGAAAGACACGGCCGCCATTCTGGACCGTTTCGGCTTTCAGGTGTCCCCGCGTGTCGGGGTACCGGGCGACTATGTGATTGAACGCGCCTTCGTCGAGAAGTAAGCAAGCCTCCCGACAGCAGGCCCTCAAAATGAGGGCCTGTTTTGTTTTACACCACGGTAATGCGCACCCCGGCGCATTCCACCAGCTGCCCGGCCCGAATCTTGGCCGCCTTGCGCAGCTCGACTTCCCCATCCACGGTGACGATGCCGTCGCTGACCATCTGCTTGCCCTGGCCGCCACTCTGGGCCACGCCTACCAGTTTCAGCAGATCACACAAGGCAATGTATTCGCCATTCAATTCAAACTGTTCGTTTTGCATAAGTTTTCCAAGATAATCGGTTTGCAAGCTTCCGCGCGATTCAAGCCCTGACTTGCGCCTGCAGCAGACGGGACAGCCACAGTGCCAGCATGATAGCCAGCAATGAGACACCCATACTGAGCGCCCCCACCCAGGGGAAGCGCAGCAGGTGCCCCGCGTCATCCTTGAGCAGAATGGCACCTGCGATCGCTGCCCCCGCCCCGCTGGACAAGTCACGAAACACATTGATGAAACTCATGAAGCTGCCGCGCAGGTGAGGCTCTGCCACCCGCGAGGTCAAGCTCATCAGCGGGGTAAAGCGCCCGGACACCAGAATCATGAACGAGGTTGACACCAGCAATGCCAGCCACAAAGGCATGGGGCCATACAGGCAGGTGGTCAGCAACATGGCCGGCATGGCACACAGCGCCACCAGCGTGAACACCTTGCCGGCACCAAACCGGTCGGACCAGCGCCCGATCAGGGGGGCGGTGAACAAGGTGGGAATACCCCCGGCAATATACACCCAGGGCAGCTCGGATTCCTTCACGCCGACGTTGGCCACCAGTGAGGGGCTGAGGAAAGGAATGATAAGGAAGCCGGACACAATCACTGCCGACATCAAGGCAAACGCTACTTGATGATGCCGTGGCGTAAAGATGGCATGCAACTGTCCCACCAAGGACAGCGGGGCTCGCCCCATATGCCCGCGCAAGCTGGGCAACTGCTGCCAGGCCACCAACAGCATCAACACGGCGAAGCCAGCCACAGCCAAGAAAGGTACGCGCCAGCCCCAGTGCGCCGCGAGGTAGAGGCTGAAGGGCACGCCAATAATGGCTGCCAGACTGAAGGCGCCCATCACGATGCCCATGGCCGGGCCACGACGCTCCACCGGAATCACATCCACCAGGATGGCCATGGTGCCGGCACTCATGACCCCGGCAAACGCTCCGGCCAGAACCCGCCCGATCATCAGCGACCAATAGTCTGAGGCCACCCCACAGACCACGGTAGCGAGGATAAAGCCGACATAGAGCACCAGATGGGCCTGACGCCGGTCAAACCGGTCCAGCAGGAAACCCGCCACCAACCCAGCCAGCGCTGAGCTCCAGGCGTAGCTGGACACCAGAAAGGAAAACGCCGCCGGGGTGATGTGCATGCTGCGCATCAGCTGCGGCCCCAGTGGCATCATGATCATGAAATCAACAATGTGGGTAAATTGCACCCCACACAACAGCAGCAACAGGATACGTTCGTTAACCTGCTGGCTCAAACTGCGCGGTTCACTCACCCGCTTCTCCTGGTTGGGACATCAGCGCCTGCCAGCCGGCATGGCCTAACTGTGTCAGGGTTTCAATATTGCGCCAATAAATGGTGGATGGGTCCGGAAAGGCCAGCACAGCGCGTTCGATACTTTGCTCACGCAGCAAGTGCAGCGTGGGATAGGGCGAACGGTTGGTGTAATTGTCAATGTCGTCCGGCTCAGTGCCTTCGAACTGGAATTGCGGGTGGAAGCTCGCCACCTGCAGCACCCCATCCAGTCCATGCTCCACCACTGCTTCTTCGGCAATCTGCGTCACGTCATGGAACACCAGGAAGTCGTTCAACAAGCTCGGGTGGATCAGCAAGGTGGTATCCACCTGC harbors:
- a CDS encoding GIY-YIG nuclease family protein, encoding MSDDLWWVYVLQCRGDRLYTGIARDPHARYQQHVSGKGARFTRAFPPEQLLASRAFATQSEALREEARIKRLSRPAKLALVSGWQAE
- a CDS encoding YceH family protein — protein: MSVPQLSAAALRVLSSLSEKQRTVPDTYPMTLNALQSACNQKTSREPVLTLSEAEILAALDELRDLGWIAEQSGGRASRFAQQFDKALQLPSQSVAILTVLMLRGPQTAGELRLNCERMHRFADISAVEAFLEELSERAAGALVRLLPRQPGARESRWVHLLGEVAEDAPAVAPSPDLLASLLQRVEVLEQAVAALQAGR
- a CDS encoding ferredoxin--NADP reductase; the protein is MANYAQETVTSVRHWNDTLFSFKTTRDDGLRFENGHFVMIGLEVDGKPLMRAYSIASANYEEELEFFSIKVQNGPLTSRLQHLKEGDTILVSRKPTGTLVVSDLKPGKNLFLFGTGTGLAPFLSIIKDPEAYERFDKVILFHGVRYVNELAYADYIQNELPHHEYFGDMVRDKLVYYPSVTREPFRNQGRLTDLLESGKLCADLGLPPINPETDRAMLCGSPSMLKDTAAILDRFGFQVSPRVGVPGDYVIERAFVEK
- a CDS encoding RNA-binding S4 domain-containing protein is translated as MQNEQFELNGEYIALCDLLKLVGVAQSGGQGKQMVSDGIVTVDGEVELRKAAKIRAGQLVECAGVRITVV
- a CDS encoding MFS transporter, with amino-acid sequence MSEPRSLSQQVNERILLLLLCGVQFTHIVDFMIMMPLGPQLMRSMHITPAAFSFLVSSYAWSSALAGLVAGFLLDRFDRRQAHLVLYVGFILATVVCGVASDYWSLMIGRVLAGAFAGVMSAGTMAILVDVIPVERRGPAMGIVMGAFSLAAIIGVPFSLYLAAHWGWRVPFLAVAGFAVLMLLVAWQQLPSLRGHMGRAPLSLVGQLHAIFTPRHHQVAFALMSAVIVSGFLIIPFLSPSLVANVGVKESELPWVYIAGGIPTLFTAPLIGRWSDRFGAGKVFTLVALCAMPAMLLTTCLYGPMPLWLALLVSTSFMILVSGRFTPLMSLTSRVAEPHLRGSFMSFINVFRDLSSGAGAAIAGAILLKDDAGHLLRFPWVGALSMGVSLLAIMLALWLSRLLQAQVRA
- a CDS encoding DUF1415 domain-containing protein; translated protein: MQATTPSVDRVIAATRHWLEQAVIGLNLCPFAKAVYVKQQVRIVVSEAPHLDGFLEDLDRELLALNEADPEQVDTTLLIHPSLLNDFLVFHDVTQIAEEAVVEHGLDGVLQVASFHPQFQFEGTEPDDIDNYTNRSPYPTLHLLREQSIERAVLAFPDPSTIYWRNIETLTQLGHAGWQALMSQPGEAGE